The Streptomyces sp. NBC_01275 genome has a segment encoding these proteins:
- a CDS encoding mandelate racemase/muconate lactonizing enzyme family protein: MRITGISTHVVGTPWRNLTYVLVHTDEGITGVGETRMLGHTDALIGYLKEAEANHILGSDPFAVEDLTRRMKYGDYGRAGEIVMSGIAVVEMACWDIKGKALGVPVWQLLGGKVTDKVKAYANGWYTTERTPEAYHKAAQGVIERGYKALKIDPFGTGHFELDHDQTLYAVSLIEAVRDAIGPDAELMLEMHGRFSPATAIRLAKELAPFKPAWLEEPCPPENLKALEKVAAKVDIPVATGERIHDRIEFRELFESQAVDIIQPDVGHIGGIWETRKLAATAEAHYVLVAPHNVGGPVLTAASLQVGFTSPNFKILEHFNDFADAEIKKVVKGAPEVIDGYFHLSDAPGLGVELDVEAAAEFPQQQARFDLWAEGWEQRKPKGAEK, encoded by the coding sequence GTGCGCATCACCGGAATCAGCACACACGTGGTCGGGACGCCGTGGCGCAACCTGACCTACGTCCTTGTGCACACCGACGAGGGCATCACGGGTGTCGGCGAGACCCGCATGCTGGGCCACACCGACGCGCTGATCGGCTACCTGAAGGAGGCCGAGGCCAACCATATTCTCGGCTCCGACCCGTTCGCTGTCGAGGACCTGACCCGCCGCATGAAGTACGGCGACTACGGGCGGGCCGGCGAGATCGTGATGTCCGGCATCGCCGTCGTCGAGATGGCCTGCTGGGACATCAAGGGCAAGGCCCTCGGGGTGCCCGTCTGGCAGCTGCTCGGCGGCAAGGTGACCGACAAGGTCAAGGCGTACGCCAACGGCTGGTACACCACCGAGCGGACGCCCGAGGCGTACCACAAGGCCGCCCAGGGGGTCATCGAGCGCGGGTACAAGGCGCTGAAGATCGACCCCTTCGGCACCGGGCACTTCGAGCTGGACCACGACCAGACCCTCTACGCCGTCTCCCTCATCGAGGCCGTGCGCGACGCCATCGGGCCCGACGCCGAGCTGATGCTGGAGATGCACGGCCGCTTCTCCCCGGCCACCGCCATCCGGCTGGCCAAGGAGCTCGCGCCGTTCAAGCCCGCGTGGCTGGAGGAGCCCTGCCCGCCGGAGAACCTGAAGGCGCTGGAGAAGGTCGCCGCCAAGGTCGACATCCCGGTCGCCACCGGTGAGCGCATCCACGACCGCATCGAGTTCCGCGAGCTCTTCGAGAGCCAGGCCGTGGACATCATCCAGCCGGACGTCGGCCATATCGGCGGCATCTGGGAGACCAGGAAGCTCGCCGCGACCGCCGAGGCGCACTACGTGCTCGTCGCCCCGCACAACGTCGGCGGGCCGGTCCTGACCGCCGCCTCCCTCCAGGTCGGCTTCACCTCGCCCAACTTCAAGATCCTCGAGCACTTCAACGACTTCGCCGACGCGGAGATCAAGAAGGTCGTCAAGGGCGCGCCCGAGGTGATCGACGGCTACTTCCACCTCTCCGACGCGCCCGGTCTCGGCGTCGAGCTGGACGTCGAGGCGGCCGCCGAGTTCCCCCAGCAGCAGGCCCGCTTCGACCTGTGGGCCGAGGGCTGGGAGCAGCGCAAGCCGAAGGGCGCCGAGAAGTGA
- a CDS encoding zinc-binding dehydrogenase, producing MSPVSAVGAASTAVVIDAPGEHRLVPHEPRPPEAGEALVRVHAVGICGSDREVYQGNRPEGYVRYPLTPGHEWSGTVETVGAGVPSSLVGRKVVGEGFRNCQVCDRCHTGETTLCTDGYEETGFTQPGAMAATLTLPARLLHPLPDDADLTAAALLEPAACIAAAAIKANALPGERVAVVGTGTLGMFAVQFLKAGSPAELLVVGTRGDREQLSRQFGATDFRTRNQPLPDDFDVVIETAGSASAARTAAALLRRGGRLVLTGIPAPGADGLDPTDLVVRQLEVHTVFGAPPDAWSHTVRVFGAGLLDPLPLVTHELPLAEFPEAIELVGSGDPKVGKVLLRPGATP from the coding sequence GTGAGTCCGGTCAGCGCGGTGGGCGCGGCGAGCACCGCCGTCGTCATCGACGCGCCCGGCGAGCACCGGCTCGTCCCGCACGAGCCGCGGCCGCCCGAGGCCGGCGAGGCGCTGGTGCGCGTCCACGCCGTCGGCATCTGCGGCAGCGACCGCGAGGTGTACCAGGGCAACCGGCCCGAGGGCTACGTCCGCTACCCCCTCACCCCCGGCCACGAGTGGTCCGGGACGGTCGAGACGGTCGGCGCCGGGGTCCCCTCGTCGCTGGTCGGCCGCAAGGTCGTCGGCGAGGGCTTCCGCAACTGCCAGGTGTGCGACCGCTGCCACACGGGCGAGACGACGCTGTGCACGGACGGTTACGAGGAGACCGGCTTCACCCAGCCCGGGGCGATGGCCGCGACCCTCACCCTCCCGGCCCGGCTGCTGCATCCCCTCCCGGACGACGCCGACCTCACCGCCGCCGCCCTCCTGGAGCCCGCCGCCTGCATCGCGGCCGCCGCGATCAAGGCGAACGCACTGCCGGGCGAGCGGGTCGCCGTGGTCGGCACCGGCACGCTGGGCATGTTCGCCGTGCAGTTCCTGAAGGCGGGCTCGCCCGCCGAGCTGCTGGTGGTCGGGACGCGCGGCGACCGGGAACAGCTTTCCCGGCAGTTCGGCGCCACCGACTTCCGCACCCGGAACCAGCCGCTCCCCGACGACTTCGACGTCGTGATCGAGACCGCCGGGTCCGCGTCCGCCGCCCGCACGGCCGCCGCCCTGCTGAGGCGGGGCGGACGCCTGGTGCTGACGGGGATCCCGGCGCCGGGCGCCGACGGCCTCGACCCGACGGACCTGGTCGTACGGCAGCTGGAGGTGCACACCGTCTTCGGCGCGCCGCCGGACGCCTGGTCGCACACGGTGCGGGTGTTCGGGGCCGGTCTGCTGGATCCGCTGCCGCTGGTCACCCACGAGCTGCCGCTCGCCGAGTTCCCCGAGGCCATCGAGCTGGTGGGATCCGGCGATCCGAAGGTGGGCAAGGTACTGCTCCGGCCCGGCGCGACCCCCTAG
- the chvE gene encoding multiple monosaccharide ABC transporter substrate-binding protein, with translation MRNRRAALAAIAGAASLALTLSACGQSGEGGSKADESGSAKGGTIGIAMPTKSSERWITDGANVEKDLKAKGYKTKLVFGEDDPDQQVSQIENLITQGVKALIVAAIDNKSLNNVLQQAADAKIPVISYDRLILGTKNVDYYASFDNTKVGELQAGYLVDKLGLASGKGPFNIELFAGSNDDNNTKYFFNGAMSVLQPYIDSKKLVVKSGQTGLTQVTTLRWDGATAQKRMEDILTSSYKSGKVDAVLSPYDGISIGIIAALKSDGYGSASKPLPVISGQDAELASVKSIIAGEQSMTVYKDLRKLAQVATDMVDASLNGKKPEINDTKSYDNGTKVVPAYLLQPVSVDKSNYEKELVEGGYYTADQLK, from the coding sequence ATGCGCAACCGCAGAGCCGCCCTCGCCGCCATAGCCGGAGCCGCCTCCCTCGCCCTGACCCTCTCCGCCTGCGGCCAGTCCGGCGAAGGCGGCAGCAAGGCGGACGAGTCCGGCAGCGCCAAGGGCGGGACGATCGGCATCGCGATGCCGACCAAGTCCTCCGAGCGCTGGATCACCGACGGCGCCAACGTCGAGAAGGACCTCAAGGCCAAGGGCTACAAGACCAAGCTGGTCTTCGGCGAGGACGACCCCGACCAGCAGGTCTCGCAGATCGAGAACCTGATCACGCAGGGCGTCAAGGCGCTGATCGTCGCCGCGATCGACAACAAGTCCCTGAACAACGTCCTCCAGCAGGCCGCCGACGCGAAGATCCCGGTCATCTCCTACGACCGTCTGATCCTCGGCACGAAGAACGTCGACTACTACGCGTCCTTCGACAACACCAAGGTCGGCGAGCTGCAGGCCGGCTACCTCGTCGACAAGCTGGGCCTGGCGTCCGGCAAGGGCCCGTTCAACATCGAGCTGTTCGCCGGCTCCAACGACGACAACAACACCAAGTACTTCTTCAACGGCGCGATGAGCGTGCTCCAGCCGTACATCGACAGCAAGAAGCTGGTGGTCAAGTCCGGCCAGACCGGGCTCACCCAGGTCACCACCCTGCGCTGGGACGGCGCGACCGCCCAGAAGCGCATGGAGGACATCCTCACCTCGTCGTACAAGTCCGGCAAGGTCGACGCGGTGCTCTCGCCCTACGACGGCATCTCCATCGGCATCATCGCCGCGCTGAAGTCGGACGGCTACGGCTCCGCCAGCAAGCCCCTGCCGGTCATCAGCGGTCAGGACGCCGAGCTGGCCTCCGTGAAGTCGATCATCGCCGGTGAGCAGTCGATGACCGTCTACAAGGACCTGCGCAAGCTCGCCCAGGTCGCCACGGACATGGTCGACGCCTCCCTCAACGGCAAGAAGCCCGAGATCAACGACACCAAGTCGTACGACAACGGCACCAAGGTCGTCCCCGCCTACCTGCTCCAGCCGGTCAGCGTCGACAAGAGCAACTACGAGAAGGAGCTCGTCGAGGGCGGCTACTACACGGCGGACCAGCTCAAGTAA
- the mmsA gene encoding multiple monosaccharide ABC transporter ATP-binding protein, giving the protein MAGPVLEMRSIVKTFPGVKALSDVSLTVRQGEVHAICGENGAGKSTLMKVLSGVHPHGTYGGDILFEGEVVSFKDIRASEQHGIVIIHQELALSPYLSLAENIFLGNEHAKGGFIDWRETLRHATQLLRRVGLEDHPETRVADIGVGKQQLVEIAKALSKKVKLLILDEPTAALNDEDSGKLLNLILELKKQGITSIIISHKLNEIRKVADSVTIIRDGHSIETLDVKSAETTEDRIISGMVGRDLDHRFPERTPHETEKGAAPALEIRDWTVHHPIDQQRKVVDDVSIQVRRGEIVGIAGLMGAGRTELAMSVFGRAYGRYAGGTVLKDGTEIRTKTVAEAIAHGIAYVTEDRKHYGLNLIDTINRNISLTALNKVSKRGVVDEQEERQVSEGFRKSMNIKAPTVFEPVGKLSGGNQQKVVLSKWIFAGPDVLILDEPTRGIDVGAKFEIYTVIDQLAAQGKAVVFISSELPELLGMCDRIYTMAAGRLTGEFSRVEATQEVLMRQMTKDKEVSR; this is encoded by the coding sequence ATGGCGGGACCCGTCCTGGAAATGCGCTCGATCGTCAAGACCTTTCCCGGCGTCAAAGCACTGTCGGACGTGTCACTGACCGTCCGCCAGGGCGAGGTCCACGCAATCTGCGGCGAGAACGGCGCCGGCAAGTCCACCTTGATGAAGGTGCTCTCCGGCGTCCATCCGCACGGAACCTACGGGGGCGACATCCTCTTCGAGGGTGAGGTCGTCTCCTTCAAGGACATCCGTGCGAGCGAACAGCACGGCATCGTGATCATCCACCAGGAGCTGGCGCTGTCGCCGTACCTCTCGCTGGCGGAGAACATCTTCCTCGGCAACGAGCACGCCAAGGGCGGGTTCATCGACTGGCGGGAGACCCTGCGGCACGCCACGCAACTGCTGCGCCGGGTCGGTCTCGAGGACCACCCGGAGACCCGCGTCGCCGACATCGGCGTGGGCAAGCAGCAGCTCGTGGAGATCGCCAAGGCGCTGTCCAAGAAGGTGAAGCTGCTCATCCTGGACGAGCCGACGGCGGCGCTGAACGACGAGGACAGCGGCAAACTGCTCAACCTCATCCTGGAGTTGAAGAAGCAGGGCATCACCTCGATCATCATCTCCCACAAGCTCAACGAGATCCGCAAGGTGGCGGACTCGGTGACGATCATCCGCGACGGGCACTCCATCGAGACGCTCGACGTGAAGTCCGCGGAGACGACCGAGGACCGGATCATCAGCGGCATGGTCGGTCGCGACCTCGACCACCGCTTCCCCGAGCGCACCCCGCACGAGACGGAGAAGGGCGCGGCCCCGGCCCTGGAGATCCGGGACTGGACCGTGCACCACCCGATCGACCAGCAGCGCAAGGTGGTCGACGACGTGTCGATCCAGGTGCGCCGCGGGGAGATCGTCGGCATCGCCGGCCTCATGGGCGCGGGCCGCACCGAGCTCGCGATGAGCGTCTTCGGGCGCGCCTACGGCCGGTACGCGGGCGGCACGGTCCTCAAGGACGGCACCGAGATCCGTACGAAGACGGTCGCGGAGGCGATCGCCCACGGGATCGCGTACGTCACCGAGGACCGCAAGCACTACGGCCTCAACCTCATCGACACGATCAACCGCAACATCTCGCTGACCGCCCTGAACAAGGTCTCCAAGCGGGGCGTGGTCGACGAGCAGGAGGAGCGGCAGGTCTCCGAGGGCTTCCGCAAGTCGATGAACATCAAGGCGCCCACGGTCTTCGAGCCGGTGGGCAAGCTCTCCGGCGGCAACCAGCAGAAGGTCGTCCTCAGCAAGTGGATCTTCGCGGGTCCGGACGTGCTGATCCTGGACGAGCCCACGCGCGGCATCGACGTCGGCGCGAAGTTCGAGATCTACACGGTCATCGACCAACTGGCCGCCCAGGGCAAGGCGGTCGTCTTCATCTCCTCCGAGCTGCCCGAACTGCTCGGCATGTGCGACCGCATCTACACCATGGCCGCCGGGCGGCTCACGGGCGAGTTCTCGCGCGTCGAAGCCACCCAGGAAGTGCTGATGCGTCAGATGACGAAGGACAAAGAGGTATCGCGATGA
- the mmsB gene encoding multiple monosaccharide ABC transporter permease, with amino-acid sequence MSTEVTKTPAAAPPGKSGGSAAGGGLLQLVLDGLRRNMRQYGMLIALGLLVILFQVWTGGDLLLPRNVSNLVLQNSYILILAIGMMLVIIAGHIDLSVGSLTAFTGAFAAVLTVQHDVAWPVALVLCLIVGALAGSLQGFLIAYLGIPSFIVTLAGMLLFRGMTEIFLKGQTLGPFPDGLQKMGNGFLPEVGPTTNYHNLTLLLGFVLLAFVVLQEVRDRKRQQEFALDVVPRNLFLLKLVAIVAAILTVTMLLASYKGAPIILIILGLLVVGYGYVMRNAVFGRHIYAIGGNLPAAKLSGVKDKKVTFLVFLNMGVLAALAGLVVAARLNAASPKAGLSFELEAIASSFIGGASMSGGVGTVLGAIIGGLVLGVLNNGMNLLSVGTDWQQVIKGLALLAAVGFDVWNKRKSGS; translated from the coding sequence ATGAGCACCGAAGTGACCAAGACCCCGGCTGCCGCGCCGCCCGGCAAGAGCGGTGGATCGGCTGCCGGCGGCGGGCTGCTGCAGCTGGTGCTGGACGGCCTGCGCCGCAACATGCGCCAGTACGGCATGCTGATCGCTCTCGGTCTGCTCGTGATCCTGTTCCAGGTGTGGACCGGCGGCGACCTGCTGCTGCCGCGCAACGTCTCCAACCTGGTCCTGCAGAACAGCTACATCCTGATCCTCGCGATCGGCATGATGCTGGTGATCATCGCGGGCCACATCGACCTGTCGGTCGGCTCCCTGACGGCGTTCACGGGCGCCTTCGCGGCCGTCCTCACGGTGCAACACGACGTGGCGTGGCCCGTCGCGCTCGTGCTGTGCCTGATCGTGGGCGCGCTCGCCGGCTCGTTGCAGGGCTTCCTGATCGCCTACCTCGGCATACCGTCTTTCATCGTCACCCTCGCGGGCATGCTGCTCTTCCGCGGCATGACGGAGATCTTCCTGAAGGGCCAGACCCTCGGCCCGTTCCCGGACGGCCTGCAGAAGATGGGCAACGGCTTCCTGCCGGAGGTCGGCCCGACCACCAACTACCACAACCTCACGCTGCTGCTGGGCTTCGTCCTGCTGGCCTTCGTGGTCCTCCAGGAGGTCCGCGACCGCAAGCGGCAGCAGGAGTTCGCCCTCGACGTGGTGCCGAGGAACCTCTTCCTGCTCAAGCTCGTCGCGATCGTCGCCGCGATCCTCACCGTCACCATGCTGCTCGCCAGCTACAAGGGCGCGCCGATCATCCTGATCATCCTCGGCCTGCTGGTGGTCGGCTACGGCTACGTCATGCGCAACGCCGTCTTCGGCCGGCACATCTACGCGATCGGCGGCAACCTGCCGGCGGCGAAGCTGTCCGGCGTCAAGGACAAGAAGGTCACCTTCCTCGTCTTCCTCAACATGGGCGTGCTCGCGGCCCTGGCGGGTCTGGTGGTCGCCGCCCGTCTGAACGCGGCCTCTCCGAAGGCGGGCCTGAGCTTCGAGCTCGAGGCGATCGCCTCGTCGTTCATCGGCGGCGCGTCCATGAGCGGCGGTGTCGGCACCGTCCTCGGCGCGATCATCGGTGGTCTCGTCCTCGGCGTGCTGAACAACGGCATGAACCTCCTCAGCGTCGGCACCGACTGGCAGCAGGTCATCAAGGGCCTGGCCCTGCTGGCCGCGGTCGGGTTCGACGTGTGGAACAAGCGCAAGTCCGGTTCGTAG